The Pochonia chlamydosporia 170 chromosome 3, whole genome shotgun sequence genome contains the following window.
TGCCCTGTTTGCGAGTTGACTAACTTGCAATTCCTCGCTTGATTGCAAAATGTTCGGGTAATATGCTGAGAGAAATCGAAGAAATGGTCGAGATTTGCTAGTCTTTGGATAATCTCCAAATatcaacagcttcttcctccataACCGGGCTAGTTTTGAGTGGCCTGCTGCAAAAAGAACAGGAATTATATGATCATACAATTGCTTATTCGTGCTAGAAACATACAAGGCTGTCAAATTGCTTTGCATGTTTGGCGATGGGTCGACTACAAAGCTTGATATTAGGGCACCAAAAACTTCTGTTGATGGCGGAAACTTCGGAGTAAGCTGAAGATGCCATCGAACACTTCTCTCATAATTCCCGTGGCAGAGTAGGTAATGAACAACCCTCATGTATAGTTCAGGCCACTGAAACCCTGTGGCACTGAGCAGATCATGGGCGGCTTTGATCAGGACGGTGAGCCGCGAGTCAAGATCAAGGGCTGCTGTAAGAATTTCATCTCGAAGGTGCTGTGCTTCATGGTTGGCCAGAACTTGTATGAGACCATTCTTCTGAAGTATCCCAAAAAGCTGCCATACGCCATCATATCCATGGTTTTGACGTACTGACAAAGCGCAATGGGTCCATGATTTTGGGCTATTTGATCCAAGAGCTATTTCAAAATCTTCCAGAACGGTTCGCCAAGGAAGTTTCATGTCGTGTGATTGCCTGCCTGCAGACCGGGGTTTCGTATGGTGTAAGGCAGCCTGCCTCAGCCCGCCTTCTGACTGCCATCTCGCCGGCCGCAGCAAGTGACTGTGCCTTCTAACGGCTTGATGTCTCGGTGGACTCAAATGGAAGGTTTCTTTGCGCGCTTTGGAGGAGATTTTCGGCTCGGGAACGGTCTTGGATACATGAAGTAGTCGAATCGACGCAATACGATTGCTGTCAAAGCATTGGGAGGAGCGAGGTTGCGAAGCCGTGTTCCTAGCCCGAGACCATGGTGTACCAATGGCTAAATGGTAAAAAGCCAGCCTCGACCTTCGCATCCCCAATATGCCTCATGGACAACTGCTGCTAGAAAAACCGAAGTAGCTCATTTGGTCACGAGTAGAGAAGCTATATGGAAGGCAGCTGGGCAGCTCTTCATTCCAAAGTTGTCTTGCGCCAAGCGCCACCCTAAAATCATGTCCCACCAGCCACAAGGCCTTGGCCGTCACGCCGCACGTGCTCCGGCACGTAAAATGCTGAGTCATCAACAGCTGACTCCAATCACAATGGCCTCATTTCTGTTTGCGAGCCTTTCAACATCCTCGGTCACAGTCCAACGATTCCACATCAACAATTGCTTCTCTCCAAGGTTTCACGCGGACTCAAGTAAACTTTTTCAACATGGGGTGAGTTGTCATTACCTTGCGACGCCACTTTTACGCCTATCCTTCAATTGCAGTCATGCCAATTGTCATCGCGACTTCTGAACGAAAGGTCCGCTAACCTAACCGCAGGATGATCGACGCAAAGAACAAGGTGCCTCAGCACCAGCGCTTTTACCAGCAGGCATACAAGGCTCATACCCGCCTCTGGATGATCGTACGCATTAATCAACCATTTTCGATCTCACCGAAGGAACCATGCTAACCATCTTGTAGGGCTCCCGCAGCCGTTGGTACATGACCCCTTACCTCATTGTTCTTTGGGGAGGATTCGGAGGTTCGTATAATCATGAGACAGTGCTCTATTACATAACTAATTCACCGTAGCTACTATGTATGCTGCCGGACGAAAGATCACTGGCCACAATACCTGGTTCGGCAAAGACTAAATCGGGACATGAGGCCAGGGCGCCTTTCTGGTGTTGGCTAGGAGAAGAGGGGAATTATGATAAAAGCAGTAACCTATTCGATAGACGGACACAAATACAAAATTCCACCCTTTCTCTTTGTTTGACACCTCGCGATTTTAAACATGATGCTGAAGTGTGTTAGCGTTGAGGGACTCACTCGCGCGTGATACGTCATCTTAAATCCTTAATTCCATCGTTCCATGGCTCATCTAAATTACAGGATCGAGTTGCGCTTGAGCAACAGCATTTCTTGTGCCACACGTGGACTATTTGAATTGAAGCACGAAGTCCCCACGTTTGCATGTCATCGAGCGTCTATTCAATAACCCGTTGCCGCGGGCGCCTTCTCGTCTTTCCGTAAGCTCGTCAACATTTCGCGAAAACGTTCTTTGCCAGACCCCGTTGCGCCACCCCTGGTGCCTTTACCACTCACATCCACGAGCTTCGCAACGCGATCCCAACTGGTTCCACCTGAGACTGTGTCCTCGCGGTTAGCGAGGAATTGCTCCGCGTCTTTCCTGGTCTGGGCAattcctttttctttcttaGCGTTGTAATTCTCATAGAAATCGTCGATATTCTGCTGCGCTTCTTTAATAGTCTCCTCACGCTGGGCAGCAAATTGCTCAGTTCTCTTGGAAATCTGTGCATCGCGTTCCTCTCTCCATCGCTTGATCACCTCGggctcttcctcatcgtctaTCTGAGTCTGATAACCAGAGTTGTAGCTCACAGATGGTCCAGTGATGGAACTGCCTTCCGGTGGTCCACCAGTGCCCTGTTCAGTATATTAGCAAGATAGCCATCCAGAAATTATGCGTACTGAGGATGGACTTGCAAGGTCGGGAAATTGGGACTTGAAGGTTGACTCGCTATTATCACCCTGTCCCAAAAGGTCGCCGTCGGATCCCGCCAGAGCGGCAGCATCGTCACTGGTTGCAAACTGTTCGGCGTCATCTCCCAACAAGGCTTTCTCTCTGGCGAGAAAGTCATCGGCTGATGGATCAGCGGAAGGATCTTTAATTTCGGTTTGAGCTTTATCATAGGCAAGTCAGCGAAACAGCGAATGAAGTGGTTTCAATTGCTTGGGCCCTGAGAGCCGAACCTCCGGAATCGAAGTCGTCAAGAGACGGAAATCTATCGGCCATTTTCGTTGGTTTCAGTCCGGGGGATAGTTTTGTACTTGTCGCGATGCTTTCGTGTTGCTTGCGAGATTCGACTTTTCGTTCGCGATGACTGAAAGTGGCGGCTAACCATCTCATGGATCATTTCCTGGCACGCTACCTGGCACTTGGCAACAGAGCATAGGGGATTCTGCCGGGCGGTCAGCGAGTGTCATGGAGCTCCGATAAGCCATTGCGATAATGCGAGATTCTTACGTTCCCCCTTTATAGAAACATTTGCTTGATATTGCATATTAGGAGGCTTTGCAACATATGGGAAATACTGTCACAACAACTGGACGCCCCTTGCATCAATGTCCATGCAAAAAAGCTCCAACTTCTGGCCCACATCAGCTTCTGCACATCGCATCAAAATATCCAACAAACATGACATACTAGCCACAATACTAATTGCGTATTGTCGGCGAACGGCCACCTATTTGGTGCTTGGCTAGGAAACGTAATTGAGCAGCAACCCATTCGTCTGATCACCGCCTCACTGGGGACAATATCGACCAACTGCTAGACAACTGCTTTCTCGTAGTTAAGAACTGTCACACCAGCGTTGTCAAGCGCCGCCAGGGCACTTCTTCCAAGACCCCGACTGAAGTGAGCGAGCTTGGCTCAGCTATCTGGCAATCAACCTGCTGTAGTACTCAAGCTCTTGTCCATCAGATTGTACCATGGCATACAACGATGATTCGGTTCTGGCGCGATTGTCGTCATTGAATGAAAGTCACGACAGCATCGCCACCGCTGCCCAATGGATCATGTTCCATCGGTAAGTCAGACATGAACAATATGCACGAGCAACGTGGTGCTGATATTGAACCTGGTCCCAGGCGTCACGCGGATCGCACTGTACAGCTATGGATGCAGCGCTTGAAGGATTCCTCCAGTACGAAACGACTGAGTTTGGTATATCTCGCGAATGGTAAGCTGTTGCCGGGACTTGATTTGCTTCATGCACTTCTGTACCTTTAAGTGTATATCTCGACATGACGGGATGACTGACAGACATTTTCCGGCCATAGAAGTTGTTCAACAATCACGAATACGCCACAAGGAGGATTTTGTCATAGCATTCTCTCCCATAATCGCCGAAGCCTCGTCCATAGCATACAAGGGCGCACCTGCAGAAATTCAGGCGAAACTTCGACGCGTCATCGACGTCTGGAAGGACAGGTCTATCTTTGAAGTACCAATTCAAAAGGCCATCGAGTCCCGTCTTGATGGTACGTAATCACACCGTCTGATATAATCAGCTTCGACTAATATAATTGAAGATCTTGACAAAGCTAGAGGGACACCGAGGTCTGGATTTACAGGTTCTCCTTTCGGGACATCGTCTGTGCCATCCGAGATCGCTCCGCTCGTCACTTCTCATCAAAAAATTGCGAAGCTCAGTGGACCTTTGCCGAACGCGATTTCTTCCGCAAATCAAGAATATCAGAAACAAATGGATCCCGAAGTTGCCGTACCATCGGCTCCGGTGTATGCCGCTCGGCTAAATGGACTTCTTAAAACCCTTGCGAATGCAGAGAGCGCTGTCGCAGAATGCGTGAAAGCTCGAGAAAGCTTAGTATCCGCTTTGGAGAAACTTTTGGATGAAAACCGGACTACTCTAGACGCAGACAGGAAGGCAGCTGCGGAATTACTCCAGAGAAAGATGGAAATCGAAGATAAGAAGCAGCAGGTAGAAATTGCTATTATGCGAGCCTTAGGACCTGCAGAGGGCAATGGTTTATCTGGAGAAGGCGACTCAGGCAGCCCACATACTGAACTAGACCGACCTGAGATGGAGGCTCTCACCCCCCCTCCTCTGGACGATGAACCCGGGGCCGAGCATCTTGAGGCATCCGAAATGGCTCCTGTTGAGCCATCTGCAGAACAAGACTCGGGAAATTCATATCAATCGGTCTCTATTTCTTCAAATGGATCAAAAAAAAGACGAAGGGTGGATGACCCTGCGGACTTTCCCGATCTTGGGGGAGATGATGGTATCGATCCCGAGGTTGTAGAaatgttgaaggagagtGCTGAGGCATAGTCGTAATATATAGCTCGAGGATATGTCACAACTTAACATAACGCTGCTATTGTAGAGCCTAATGCAATCAACACAAACCCCCTTCGATGTTGCTATTAAGACAGGACTGAGTATACATTTGTGGTGAAAGCTAAGTCCACTAGAAGACCTCCATTTATGAAAAATTGTTTATAGGCACGCGTGGACCGTTTCGATATTGACTCATTGTTCAAGACGTCGATTCTTGAGGCTTCTTCTACCTGATAAGCTCTGGCGAAAGGTACAACACAAGAGCAAAGCGTATATCATGACCACTCCAGCAAGGGTTCTGCCCATCAAACCACATTACGGCGACTTATAACTAGGATTGCGTGTATTGCGTTGGTAACATAGAGGTTTCCAGTGAAGTTGTTTTCAGCATTATTTTGTTAGTCAATAGCCAGGGCGGTACAATGGTTGCACCTCGCCTCGTTGAGGTCATCTCGGGTGCCGAGTGCCTTAGATCCGACACAGGGCCGAGCAAGTCGGGAACACACCACTTGATTCTTCAACCACATGCAAGGACAAAAATCCGTGGGGCATTCTCCGCCGACTTCAGCTAGGTATGTTGCTCGTATTGGCTACGTAAGGCAAGCGGCTCCACTTTAATTTTCGGCCTGGGAGTTCAGTTCGAACACCACCCCCGACTATTCCCAAATCCCGCGAACATGACGGCATTTTTGTTGTGTCCAGCCTTGCCTGCTCGCCTTCACTGCCAAGGAATTTATTTCGCAAATTGGTACAGTGTCTGGGTGTATTAGCGGCTGACATATATGATGCTCCAGTACCGAGCTCCTTGAACAGCGCtcttcgtcaacatggtGTCGGGTGTGGTGCGACGGGCGGTGCCATCACGACTCAGCCTTGGGGACATCATCAATGCCTCTGCCGGTCCTTCCAAATTTTGTCTACATTCATCTCCAGCGAGAATCATCCATACATCGTCTCCGCGCAAAGGACCACTACCGGCATTTTCGCTCACGAGGTTTGGCTTCCTAGCTCAACCATCTCACGCCGCACCGAGTCTCGATGCCAATATAGGAAGCATGGTGTTTAGGCATTGCAAATTCCTGCGTTATAATATTCGACCTTTTTCCTCTGGCAGATTTCTCCTACGGCAGAATCTTCGAAACGGTGATACCGATCCCGTCGCTTCCAAGAAGTACGATTTTCAAGAAAGCGCtcgcgaagaagaagaagatggttTTGTAAAAagtgacaaggctgccaaggcggcgCAGATCAATCTATCTGCAAGGCTTTCAAAAGAAGGGAAATCTCAAAGCAAAGCTGGTGCGGGGGAAATATGGAGACTGATTAAAGTTGCCCGGCCTGAGATTCGATGGTTAGCGGTGGCATTCTGTTTTCTCGTGATATCGTCGAGTGTGACAATGTCCATCCCTTTCTCCGTTGGTCGTATCTTGGACCTCGCCACAAaaggtgatgttgacgatATACGCCTCTTTGGTCTTACTCTGAACCAGTTCTTTATCGGCCTTGGCGCTATCCTGACCGTTGGCGCAATGGCGAATTTTGGTAGGGTAATTCTGCTTCGGATTGTGGGTGAGC
Protein-coding sequences here:
- a CDS encoding clathrin light chain (similar to Metarhizium acridum CQMa 102 XP_007814906.1): MADRFPSLDDFDSGAQTEIKDPSADPSADDFLAREKALLGDDAEQFATSDDAAALAGSDGDLLGQGDNSESTFKSQFPDLASPSSGTGGPPEGSSITGPSVSYNSGYQTQIDDEEEPEVIKRWREERDAQISKRTEQFAAQREETIKEAQQNIDDFYENYNAKKEKGIAQTRKDAEQFLANREDTVSGGTSWDRVAKLVDVSGKGTRGGATGSGKERFREMLTSLRKDEKAPAATGY
- a CDS encoding RNA polymerase II, large subunit (similar to Metarhizium robertsii ARSEF 23 XP_007819865.1) codes for the protein MAYNDDSVLARLSSLNESHDSIATAAQWIMFHRRHADRTVQLWMQRLKDSSSTKRLSLVYLANEVVQQSRIRHKEDFVIAFSPIIAEASSIAYKGAPAEIQAKLRRVIDVWKDRSIFEVPIQKAIESRLDDLDKARGTPRSGFTGSPFGTSSVPSEIAPLVTSHQKIAKLSGPLPNAISSANQEYQKQMDPEVAVPSAPVYAARLNGLLKTLANAESAVAECVKARESLVSALEKLLDENRTTLDADRKAAAELLQRKMEIEDKKQQVEIAIMRALGPAEGNGLSGEGDSGSPHTELDRPEMEALTPPPLDDEPGAEHLEASEMAPVEPSAEQDSGNSYQSVSISSNGSKKRRRVDDPADFPDLGGDDGIDPEVVEMLKESAEA